The DNA window TGCCGGGGTCCGGCACGCTCAGCTCAACCGCGCGCTCCTGCGCGCCTACGGCCTGGCCGAACCGGACCAGACCCACGCGGTCCGGTTGCTCGGCAGCGTTTTCCACGGCTACGTCAGCTTGGAGCTCGGCGGCGGGTTCAGCCACAGCTCGCCCGGATCCCAGGAGAGCTGGGAGCGCATCTTGGACGTACTCGACGGCCTGCTGCGGAACTGGCCCGCGCAGCCCGAAAACCAGTGACAGGAAAGAGAAAATGCACACCACCCCCATCACCACCGGCCTCCTGCGCGGCGCACTCGAACTGGAGCGCACCGCGCGCGGCGTGCTACCGCACCGGCTTCCGGCGCGGGCGCGCGCCCAGAACTCCGACCCGCGGCTCGCCATGGCGGAGTCCCAGCCTTCCGGTGTCCGGCTGGTGTTCCGCACCAGCGCCACCGTCGTCGAGCTGGAATCGGTGCCGAGCCGAATGGTCTATACCGGTGCTCCACCACGTCCGCCTGGCTTGTACGACCTCGTCGTGGACGGCCGTCTCGCGGGTCAGGGCAGTCCGGACGGTGGCGACACGTTGACCATCGACATGGCCACCGGTACGGCCGAGAAGCGGGAAGGCCCGTCCGGCACCGTCCGGTTCGCCGGCTTGCCCGCGCGGGCAAAGGACGTCGAGATCTGGTTGCCGCACAACGAAACCGCCGAACTCGTCGCGCTGCGCACCGACGCACCCGTCGAGCCGGTCCCCGCGCGCGGCCGGGTGTGGCTGCACCACGGCAGTTCGATCAGCCAGGGTTCCAACGCGGTGAGCCCGACCGGTATCTGGCCCGCGCTCACCGCGGCGGCCACCGGCGTCGAGCTGATCAACCTCGGCTTCGGCGGCAACGCGCTGCTCGACCCGTTCACCGCGCGCGCGTTGCGGGACACGCCGGCGGATCTGATCAGCGTCAAGCTCGGGATCAACGTGGTCAACGCGGACCTGATGCGGCTGCGGGCGTTCGCCCCCGCGGTCCACGGTTTCCTGGACACCATCCGCGAAGGCCATCCCACGACGCCGCTGCTGGTCGTGTCGGCGCTGTACTGCCCCATCCACGAGGACACCCCCGGCCCCGGCGCCTTCGACGAGGAAGCGCTGAGCGCCGGCGAAATCCGGTTCCGCGCCACGGGCGATCCGGCCGAGCGCGCGGCCGGAAAGCTGACGCTGCGCGTGGTCCGCGACGAACTGGCGCGCGTCGTGGCGCAGCGCCGGGCCGACGATCCGGAGTTGCACTACCTCGACGGCCGCGAGGTGTACGGCGAGGCCGATTTCGCCGAGGTGCCGTTGCCGGACCGGCTCCACCCGGACGCCGCGGGCCACAGCCGCATCGCCGAACGCTTCGCCAAGCTCGCTTTCGCCGGGACCGGCCCGTTCGCAGCGGGCTGATCGCACCTTGGCGGACGGGCGGCCGTGGCCCGGCTCCCGGCGACCATCCGGGGCCGGGTCCGTGGGCCGTTTGCCGGAAGGGGAACGGGAAACACGGACCTGCCGCCCGCCGCCGCGGTGTTCTAAGGTGGTGCCGGGGGGCCACATGGGACAGCTGTACCTGATCCGCGACGCGTTCGGGGCGCGGTACGCCGAGGCGTACGGGATCCCGCGACCGGATCTGCTGGCGTTCACCGATTCGTCCGTCGCCGCCGTGATCCCGCCCGCGGACGCGGTGGTCGCGGTGCACGCGGGGCGGGATGACGCGCTGCGCGACGCACTGGACCGGGCGGCTTTCGACCAGGGCATCCCGTCGGTCGGCGTCGCACTGCTGCCGACGGCGATCGTCTGCGGCCCTGCCGTCATCCCCGGCGCCACCGCGTGCTACTCGTGCTACCTGAGGCGGGAAGACGCGGCGTGGCCGTACGACGCGGATTCGGCGACCCGTGGCCTTGCCGAGGGATTCGGCCCGCAGCACCTGGCGATCGCGCACGGCCTGCTCGCACCGGCACTGGCCGAGCTGCGCGACGGCCCGGCCGGGATCGGCGCCACGGTGCGGAGTTTCGACCTGGTGACCGGAAGCCCGTCGTCGGTCGCGACGGTGGCGGTCGAGGAGTGCGCGCGCTGCGGCGTCCCGATGAGCGTGGCGGGGAGCGCGCGGAATGGCTGAGCTGAACGCGGAGATGATCGGCAGGGCCGTCGGCACGGACCCGCAGATTTCGGTGCCGGACAGGCCCGTGGTGCGCCTGGGTGTCCGGCTGCGCCGGATCGGCGACGCGGTGCTGCTCGACGGCGCCGACCGGCCGCAGGTGTTCACCGGGCGGTTCGCGCGCGAGTGCCTGGGCCCGCTCGTCGCCGCGTGCGACGGCGGCCGGACCCACGCGGACCTCGCGCGCGAGACCGGACTGGCCGAGGCCGCGGTTCGCAAGGCCGTCGCCATGCTGTGGGCGGCGGGTGTCGTCGAGGAGCGCGGGCGAAGCGATCGGCACGTCGCGCCGGAGTTCGCCTGTTTCCTTTCCCGGCTGGGGAATTCCACCGGCGCCAACCGGTCGTGGGCGGACGGTGCCGACCGGCTCGCGCGCACGACCGTCCGGTTGACCGGGGACCACCGCATGGTGGCGGCCACGGCGCGCGCCGTCGGCGAAGTGTGCACTGTGGACGATCATGGCGCGGTCCGCGTGTTCTTCGAGACCGCAGGGTCGCGATCGGAGCTCGCGGCGGTGCGGCACCGGTGCTGGGCGGAACGGCGGCCCCTGCTGCGGGTGCGGGTCGACGCGGGATCACTGATCGTGGGTCCTTACGTGGACCCGTCGTGCACGCCGTGCCTGACCTGCGCGACCGTGGACGAGGACGGCCCGGTCGGCGACCCGCCCGAACACGCCTTCGAACTCGCCGCGGGTCTGGTCGGCCACCACCTCGTCGCGCTCCTGTCGCGCGCGACGAAAACCTTCCTGCCGCGGGAAAAGTGCGTCGTCGACCTCGCGGCGTTGACCACGTCGTACCGCGCGGCCGTCACCAGGCCGGGGTGTCCCGCGTGCTCGTTCTCCGAGGGGCCGGTGGCACCCGCGCCGCCCGCTGCCGTCTACGAGGCGGCGGTCGCGTTGCCACCCCGCCGGTTCCTGGACCCCGTCGCGCATTTCGGGCACTACGAGTCGTCGAACCTCCGGCTGCAGGCGGAGTTCCGGGAGTGGCCGGCCAGCCGGAAGATTCCGTTGCCGCACCTGGACCTTTCGCGGTTGGCCGGGGAACCACGGGACCCCGCGGTCGCCGGGCTGGCGGACGTCGGGCTCGTGCTCAAGATCGCGTTCGGCGTCCGCGAGGTGGCCGAGGACGGCCGGGTGCGGCGGTGGACGGCTGCGGCGGGGAACATCGGGTCCGCCACGGCCTACCTCGTTTCGCGGGACGCGGAGGTGCTCCCGGTCGGCGTTTACGCCTACCTCGAACGGGAACACGCGCTTGCGCGGCTGTCGGCCGAAGCCCCGCCGGGCGGGCAGCGGCTGCTCCTCGTCGTCGGCGGGAACCTGGAGAAGGTCGCGCGCAAGTACGGCGAGTTCGCGCTCCGCCTCGTGCTGCTGGACGCGGGGTGCGCGATGAGCAGCGCCAGAGAGGTGGCCGCGCAGCTCGGCATCGCGTGCACGGTCGAGAAGGACTGGGACGAAGCGTCCCTCACCGGCGGGCTCGGCCTCTCGCCGGGCGAAGAACCCATCGTGGCCGTCATGGGACTGGGGTGACCCGTGCGATCCGAACCGTCGCCGATGGCCGCGCTGCTGGCGGGTTTCGGCACCCGTGCCGTCGAGGCGCCAGCCCGCCGGGCGATGCGCCCGTTCGAGCGCGCGACACCGGTTCCGGTGGATCTGGACGACGCGATGTTCGGCGAGGACCTGCTCGACACGTTGCTCCGGCGCCGATCG is part of the Amycolatopsis sp. CA-230715 genome and encodes:
- a CDS encoding GDSL-type esterase/lipase family protein, translating into MHTTPITTGLLRGALELERTARGVLPHRLPARARAQNSDPRLAMAESQPSGVRLVFRTSATVVELESVPSRMVYTGAPPRPPGLYDLVVDGRLAGQGSPDGGDTLTIDMATGTAEKREGPSGTVRFAGLPARAKDVEIWLPHNETAELVALRTDAPVEPVPARGRVWLHHGSSISQGSNAVSPTGIWPALTAAATGVELINLGFGGNALLDPFTARALRDTPADLISVKLGINVVNADLMRLRAFAPAVHGFLDTIREGHPTTPLLVVSALYCPIHEDTPGPGAFDEEALSAGEIRFRATGDPAERAAGKLTLRVVRDELARVVAQRRADDPELHYLDGREVYGEADFAEVPLPDRLHPDAAGHSRIAERFAKLAFAGTGPFAAG